The DNA segment GAAGAAGCGCTTAAAGCAGGTTACGATGATATTTTAGTTAATGATAGTCATTCAAAAATGAATAATATTTTGCTAGAAGAATTACATGAAGAAGCAAGACTTATCACAGGTGATGTAAAGCCATTTTCGATGGTGCAAGGTTTAGATGAGAGTGCGGAAGCGGCGGTTTTTATAGGTTATCATTCACGTGCTGGAAAGCCTGGAGTGATGAGCCATTCAATGACTTCGGGAGTGCGAAATTTTTATATTAATGATATTGCGATAGGAGAATTTGGCTTGAATGCCTACGTTGCTGGTGCTTTCGGTGTTCCTGTAATTCTTGTTGCGGGTGATGATTTTATCGCTAGTGAAGCAAAAGAGCTAATACCTGGAATCGAGACAGCTATAGTGAAAGAAGCAGTTTCACGTTCCTCCGCGATTGCGTTTTCTAAAGCAAAAGCTGAAAAAATTATTCGCGAAAAAGTAAAGATTGCTCTGAAAGATAAGAAAGCTGCACCTCTTATACCACCAGAAAATCCTGTTCTGAAAATTGAGTTCTGTAATTATGGTCAAGCAGAATGGGCAGCATTAGTTCCAAAAACAAAAATCATTGATGAAACTACTGTCATGTTTGAAGCAGAAGACATCTTTGAAGCGTATCAAGCAATGGTTGCAATGACTGAACTTGCTATGAAATGCGCTTTTTCATAAAATAAAATCACAGCCAAATATTCTTTGTCTCTACAAAGAACATTTTGGCTGTTTTTTGTTCTCAAAAATATGGCTATTATAAAATGGATTGCTCAAATCCAAGGAAACTAGGTCGGGAAATAGGACTAAATGTCACAAAATGTTCACAAAAGCAAGATTTTCTTCTGAAAAGTAATACAAATTTTATTAAATTATTGTATACTCACAATAAATTAGGAAGAAACTATTATTGTTGAAACTAACTTGAAAAGGATGATTTTTATTATGAAAGAACGTACCAAAATGAAAAACAGTCTGAAAAAAGTTGGATTAGCTTTTCTCAGTGTCATTTTACTTGTAAACGTTATATTTCAGACAAACTTTGTTAAAGCAGCAACTGATTATGGATCTGATTTTTTGCAATCAGTTGAGCTATTAGATGGAGATGGTAATCCGAAAACAGAATTTGGCTATTATGACAGTATTCAGATTCACTATACTTGGGCAATTCCCAATTCAACTAGTGTTAAGGAAGGCGATACAATGCAATTTGTATTACCACAAGAACTGAAAATAGTAACAGATTTGAATTTTGATTTAAAAGATCATAATGGTAATACAGTAGGGAATGTAGTGGCAACGAAATCTACTGGGAAAGTTGTGATTACATTTACCGATTTTGTAGAAAAAAATTCCGATATTAGTGGATATCTTGATTTTTGGAGTAACTGGGATAAATCGCTTGTAGATGGAAATGAAAAAGTACCTCTTGATTTTCCTGTAAATGGTAAGGTTGATACAATTACGGTAGATGTTGGTAGTGAAAATCAAATTAGTCCAGATGAAACGCTCTATAAATATGGTTGGGCTAATGCAAAAGATCCCTCCGTTATACAGTGGGTTGTTCGACTTAACTATGCAAAAGTAGACATCCAAAATGCCGTTTATGAGGATTTCGTTGGGCCAAATCAAGTGATTGATTTTAATTCTATCAAAGCATTTCATGGAGAATTTGATCCAAATGATAATTTTACGCCAGGAGTAGCTGTTCCATCATCAGACATTATCCAAACTGCTAATGGTTTTAAAATAAATTTAGGCCATTTAACAGATTCTGTAAAGGTTTCTTATTATACAAATTCGACAGATAATGGAGCATCGCCAAGTTATACAAATAAAGGTGAATTAACTGGGGATAATTACCAGTCACAACAAATTGAAGTAAACACACCAACTTCTGGAGGTAGCGGTGGTGGAGAAGGTACTAACGGATCAGTAGAACTAACCAAAACAGACAATTCTGATCAAAAAAATCCTTTGGAAGGAGCCGAATTTAAATTAGTAAATTCAGCTGGAACAACAATACAAGAAGGAATAAAAACTGGTACGTACGGAAAACTCACTATTTCTAGTTTGAAATATGATACATACAAACTAATTGAAACAAAAGCGCCAGCAGGTTATATATTAGATACAAAGCCAGTCGAATTTACCATTGACAATGAACATCAATCTCTATTTGTATCCAAAGAAAATGCCCCGATGAAAGGCTCTGTATCACTTGTGAAATCGGATAAAGAAACAGGCGCAACACTTGAGGGCGCAGAGTTTGAACTGCAAGATGAAACAGGAAATACACTTCAAACGGGGCTAAAAACAAATGCAGATGGAGTTTTAACAGTAGACAATTTAGCATTCGGTGATTATAAATTTGTAGAAACAAAAGCACCCGCAAATTATATTCTTGATGCTACACCTATTCTCTTTACAATTGATGAAACGCACCAAAAGGTGACCGTTTCAAAAGAAAATACATCAATAAAAGGCTCTGTAGCACTTGTGAAAATTGACAGTGAAACAAAAGAAAAACTTGCAGGAGCCGAATTTGAATTACAAGATGAGAATGGTGAGACTTTAAGAACTAACTTAAAAACGAATGAAGATGGCATGCTGTATGTGGATGATTTATTGCCTGGGAACTATCAATTCGTTGAAACAAAATCACCAGCAGGCTATATTTTAGATACAACACCTGTAAAATTCGAAATCGAGATTGATAATAAGCAAATAGGTCTGCTTGTAACTAAAGAGAACACTAAGAAACCAGAAACACCAGAAACACCAAACATTCCTGATGAGCAGACTATTCCAAAAGCGCCAAATAATCCGAAAAAACCAGATACAATTGTCAGTTCAAGTAATCATTCACAAACATTACCAAAAACAGGAGATTCACCGCTTATCAATGGATTAGGTTTATTATTAGTAGCGATTTCTACAGGAGGCTTGCTCATTTTTAGAAGAAAACAATAAAAAAATGGAACAGCAGACGATTTATCGTTTACTGTTCCATTTTTTATGTTAAAAATTCTAGTTCATCCAATGATTCCGCATCTATTTCAAAATGTTTATCTTTTTTAAATACGATTCCATCCGCATATAAGGTATTTAATTGCGTGTAAAAAACCTTTTTAGAAAGATTTGTATAACTT comes from the Listeria welshimeri serovar 6b str. SLCC5334 genome and includes:
- a CDS encoding M55 family metallopeptidase, with the translated sequence MKLWISVDMEGINGLPDDTFVDSSMRNYTRGQKIMTEETNWVVEEALKAGYDDILVNDSHSKMNNILLEELHEEARLITGDVKPFSMVQGLDESAEAAVFIGYHSRAGKPGVMSHSMTSGVRNFYINDIAIGEFGLNAYVAGAFGVPVILVAGDDFIASEAKELIPGIETAIVKEAVSRSSAIAFSKAKAEKIIREKVKIALKDKKAAPLIPPENPVLKIEFCNYGQAEWAALVPKTKIIDETTVMFEAEDIFEAYQAMVAMTELAMKCAFS
- a CDS encoding SpaA isopeptide-forming pilin-related protein, with product MKERTKMKNSLKKVGLAFLSVILLVNVIFQTNFVKAATDYGSDFLQSVELLDGDGNPKTEFGYYDSIQIHYTWAIPNSTSVKEGDTMQFVLPQELKIVTDLNFDLKDHNGNTVGNVVATKSTGKVVITFTDFVEKNSDISGYLDFWSNWDKSLVDGNEKVPLDFPVNGKVDTITVDVGSENQISPDETLYKYGWANAKDPSVIQWVVRLNYAKVDIQNAVYEDFVGPNQVIDFNSIKAFHGEFDPNDNFTPGVAVPSSDIIQTANGFKINLGHLTDSVKVSYYTNSTDNGASPSYTNKGELTGDNYQSQQIEVNTPTSGGSGGGEGTNGSVELTKTDNSDQKNPLEGAEFKLVNSAGTTIQEGIKTGTYGKLTISSLKYDTYKLIETKAPAGYILDTKPVEFTIDNEHQSLFVSKENAPMKGSVSLVKSDKETGATLEGAEFELQDETGNTLQTGLKTNADGVLTVDNLAFGDYKFVETKAPANYILDATPILFTIDETHQKVTVSKENTSIKGSVALVKIDSETKEKLAGAEFELQDENGETLRTNLKTNEDGMLYVDDLLPGNYQFVETKSPAGYILDTTPVKFEIEIDNKQIGLLVTKENTKKPETPETPNIPDEQTIPKAPNNPKKPDTIVSSSNHSQTLPKTGDSPLINGLGLLLVAISTGGLLIFRRKQ